A window of Candidatus Vicinibacter proximus contains these coding sequences:
- the lpxK gene encoding tetraacyldisaccharide 4'-kinase, whose amino-acid sequence MLKKTLQLLLAPISFLYGLGVSIYQGFYLSGFFKTLKFSIPIISVGNLTVGGTGKSPHIEYLIRLLKDYIPVAVLSRGYRRKTSGHILLTQLHTALDVGDEPVQIKNKFPDVPFAVNSNRSIGIPKLLSQHPEIKTILLDDAFQHLEVTPGLNILLTEYSNPYFKDYLLPSGRLREWRYGARRADIIIVTKCPTQPNDLEILHWRQNLKLEEKQKLFFSFLEYGTPYHIFNSDKIFKLNEGLDLMVISAIAQSSYMINYLSPKVASVTDYNFEDHHYFTETELAHIFTQFNKVSHSNKMLLTTEKDATRLRLHESFLKSQNIDIYVLPLHVDFYNRDQFDQTIKNFLLEFKI is encoded by the coding sequence ATTTTGAAAAAAACGCTCCAACTCCTACTGGCCCCTATTTCTTTTCTTTACGGACTAGGCGTAAGTATTTACCAGGGATTTTATTTATCCGGATTTTTTAAAACACTCAAATTTAGTATTCCCATCATCAGTGTAGGAAACCTTACTGTTGGAGGAACTGGAAAATCCCCACATATTGAATATCTGATAAGACTTCTAAAAGACTATATTCCGGTGGCAGTTCTGAGTCGTGGCTATCGTCGAAAAACTTCAGGACATATTTTATTGACACAATTGCACACCGCTCTTGACGTAGGGGATGAACCTGTTCAAATTAAAAACAAGTTTCCGGATGTTCCTTTTGCAGTCAACAGCAACAGATCAATTGGTATTCCAAAACTATTGTCGCAACACCCTGAGATAAAAACAATACTTTTGGATGATGCATTTCAACATCTGGAAGTCACACCCGGTCTTAACATACTGCTTACAGAATATTCAAATCCATATTTTAAAGATTATCTGTTACCCAGTGGCCGACTTAGAGAGTGGCGCTATGGTGCACGGAGAGCTGACATCATTATTGTAACAAAATGTCCGACCCAACCCAATGATTTAGAAATTTTACATTGGCGACAAAATTTAAAACTTGAAGAAAAACAAAAATTGTTTTTTTCCTTCCTTGAATATGGAACACCATATCATATTTTCAATTCGGATAAAATTTTTAAACTTAATGAGGGTCTGGATTTAATGGTTATCAGTGCAATTGCCCAATCATCCTACATGATAAATTATTTGTCCCCTAAAGTAGCTTCTGTGACAGATTATAACTTTGAAGACCATCATTATTTTACGGAAACAGAGCTTGCACATATTTTTACTCAATTTAACAAGGTAAGTCATTCCAATAAAATGTTACTCACTACGGAGAAAGATGCTACCCGACTGCGATTGCATGAATCATTTCTTAAAAGTCAAAATATAGATATATACGTACTCCCTCTTCATGTAGATTTCTATAACAGGGACCAGTTTGACCAGACCATTAAAAATTTCCTTTTGGAATTCAAAATATAA
- a CDS encoding PorT family protein yields MKKFYFLLLFAVTILNPALAQRSGLFMGVQLGIQNSWIFNKNDFDAGGVLDFKATFKPSFGLNVGYNLSKNLGFQSGIIFSQQGQKYITDGNSLADYKTDLNYLKFPLLLKWNSDPEKIVSFLLHAGVQICLLQSANSSRTGGFGYYSPNLTDVKDLYSSSPFELVLGFGAMVNLGKLNISALLRPEYSLTDIEKVDLKSSSRDIARNFVFSIPQLSLNYSLND; encoded by the coding sequence ATGAAAAAATTTTACTTCCTGCTGTTGTTTGCCGTTACCATCCTAAATCCTGCTCTGGCCCAAAGAAGTGGTTTGTTTATGGGTGTTCAGTTAGGCATTCAGAATTCCTGGATTTTTAACAAAAATGACTTCGATGCCGGGGGAGTATTGGATTTTAAAGCCACTTTTAAACCTTCATTTGGATTAAATGTAGGCTACAATCTAAGTAAAAATCTTGGATTTCAAAGTGGGATCATTTTTTCACAACAGGGTCAAAAATACATTACTGACGGCAACAGCCTTGCAGATTACAAAACCGATCTTAATTATTTGAAATTTCCACTTTTATTAAAATGGAATTCTGATCCTGAAAAAATAGTCTCCTTCTTGCTTCATGCCGGAGTTCAAATATGTCTTTTGCAATCGGCTAACTCTTCAAGAACCGGAGGCTTTGGATACTACAGTCCAAATCTTACTGATGTGAAGGACCTTTATTCTTCCAGTCCATTTGAACTAGTATTGGGTTTTGGTGCAATGGTCAACCTGGGCAAACTCAATATTTCAGCATTGCTCAGACCGGAATATTCTCTAACTGACATTGAAAAAGTAGATCTTAAATCCAGCAGTCGAGACATTGCAAGAAATTTTGTTTTCTCAATTCCACAATTAAGTTTGAATTACTCCTTGAATGATTAA
- a CDS encoding DUF2851 family protein → MIKEDLIHYYWHTGKLRQLHLKTTDGNTLKILKPGTYNTNQGPDFLFAQIEIDGVIWNGHVEMHVHSSDWIKHKHDVDPNYATIILHVVWKHDKAIFLNHCEIPTLELFSLISDAEISTYQYLMNNIQQIPCSTLRSDVPMLTIHSQIESASIERINSKTDLLLMQLSNNKSDWETLFYQKFCHYLVTPVNSSAMSELTTKVTWSLLKKYLDDPFKMEALLFGASGLLEDPHNDPYLTKLKQEATFLINLHNINPMKKNSWNFLRLRPAHFPTIRLAQIAAFFHRNPNTFNNLLLLEHLKDIQTMFKVQASEFWDMHYTFENSTVKPSIKKLGSTIADSILINVICPILYIYGEYIQDSVLKNKVLGFLECIKAEENKFTRLWIKTGQKIENARQSQGVLQQINEYCLKNACLKCRIGHHLMNTNTPKENIII, encoded by the coding sequence ATGATAAAAGAAGACTTAATACACTATTATTGGCACACCGGCAAACTCAGACAATTACACCTTAAAACAACCGACGGAAACACCCTTAAGATTCTTAAACCCGGCACTTACAACACCAACCAAGGCCCCGATTTTCTTTTTGCCCAAATTGAGATAGATGGTGTAATTTGGAATGGGCATGTTGAAATGCATGTTCATTCATCAGACTGGATCAAACATAAACATGATGTGGATCCCAATTATGCAACGATCATATTGCATGTCGTTTGGAAGCACGACAAAGCGATTTTTCTTAATCACTGCGAAATACCAACCCTTGAGTTGTTCAGTTTAATTAGTGATGCAGAAATATCTACCTATCAATACTTGATGAATAATATTCAGCAGATTCCTTGTAGTACTTTACGTTCTGATGTACCGATGTTGACCATACATTCTCAAATAGAATCAGCTTCAATTGAAAGAATTAATTCTAAAACTGATTTATTGCTGATGCAATTATCCAACAATAAATCAGATTGGGAGACCCTTTTTTATCAGAAATTCTGCCATTATCTTGTCACCCCGGTGAATTCTTCTGCAATGAGTGAGTTAACCACAAAAGTTACCTGGAGTCTATTGAAAAAATATTTAGATGACCCATTTAAAATGGAAGCATTACTCTTTGGTGCTTCAGGATTGTTAGAGGACCCTCACAATGATCCATATCTAACCAAATTAAAACAAGAAGCAACTTTTTTAATAAATCTTCACAACATTAATCCCATGAAAAAAAATTCATGGAACTTTTTAAGGTTAAGACCGGCACACTTCCCAACCATTCGACTTGCTCAAATTGCTGCATTTTTCCATAGAAATCCAAATACATTCAATAACCTGCTACTGCTTGAACATCTTAAAGACATTCAGACAATGTTTAAGGTTCAAGCTTCTGAATTTTGGGACATGCATTATACTTTTGAAAATTCAACTGTAAAACCTTCCATAAAAAAGTTGGGATCCACAATCGCAGATTCTATACTGATCAATGTCATTTGTCCAATCCTGTATATCTATGGTGAATACATTCAAGACTCAGTACTTAAAAACAAGGTCCTTGGCTTTCTTGAATGCATTAAGGCAGAAGAAAATAAATTTACCAGACTTTGGATAAAAACAGGACAAAAAATAGAGAATGCAAGACAAAGCCAGGGAGTTCTGCAACAAATTAATGAATACTGCCTGAAAAATGCTTGCTTGAAATGTCGGATAGGACATCACTTAATGAACACCAACACACCTAAAGAAAATATAATTATATAG